The following proteins come from a genomic window of Gimesia chilikensis:
- a CDS encoding DUF1501 domain-containing protein: MQSDLTNMQPPCGQIQRRTFLSDLGYGATGMALSMLLNREGSGQAASTSSGAATQGPHFTPRAKSVIWIFLSGGYSQMETFDPKPELNKYGGKTYADTVYPDPFQDPRYQERARSVVQVKREHDKIMPMQVGFRKQGESGIEITDWWPHLATCVDDISFVRSMYTTDNDHAAEFQIHHGRHKLDQKQPVIGSWLSYGLGSLNQNLPEYVFLGSYTDTRVKENFSPDYLGPKYMGVEFSLDPNNPLPFGARPQTVLEKEQANQYALINELNRISSVEYPHDEKLRARINSYELAFRMQRSVPEALNLDTETKETQRLYGIDENETSSYGKRLLAARRLAERGVRFTQVYLSGYGEWDSHQKLKENHTRSCKRVDKPVAGLLKDLKRRGMLDDTVVVFCTEFGRTPAVETRGSTKMPSGRDHHPHGFTIWFAGAGVKRGYVHGATDELGFHAVESPHYVTDIHATLYHLLGLDPTRLDIPGRKRLEIDRGKPILDILS; encoded by the coding sequence ATGCAATCAGACCTGACAAACATGCAGCCCCCCTGCGGCCAGATCCAGCGCAGAACGTTCCTATCCGACCTCGGTTATGGAGCGACAGGCATGGCTTTAAGTATGCTGCTGAACCGGGAAGGCTCAGGGCAGGCCGCCAGTACAAGTTCAGGAGCCGCCACCCAGGGCCCGCATTTCACACCGCGGGCCAAGTCGGTGATCTGGATTTTTCTCTCCGGTGGTTACAGCCAGATGGAGACCTTCGACCCGAAACCGGAATTGAATAAATACGGCGGCAAGACCTACGCCGACACCGTTTATCCCGACCCGTTTCAGGATCCGCGTTACCAGGAGCGGGCCCGGTCGGTGGTGCAGGTCAAACGGGAACATGACAAAATCATGCCGATGCAGGTTGGCTTTCGCAAACAGGGGGAGTCCGGAATCGAGATCACCGACTGGTGGCCCCATCTGGCAACCTGTGTCGATGACATCTCGTTTGTCCGTTCGATGTATACGACCGATAATGACCATGCCGCCGAGTTCCAGATTCATCACGGGCGTCACAAGCTGGATCAGAAACAACCGGTCATCGGGTCGTGGCTGAGTTACGGTCTGGGCAGCCTGAATCAGAATCTGCCGGAATATGTCTTCCTGGGTTCCTACACCGACACCCGCGTCAAAGAAAACTTCAGCCCCGACTACCTGGGTCCCAAATACATGGGCGTGGAATTCTCGCTCGACCCGAACAATCCGCTCCCCTTTGGTGCCCGTCCCCAGACGGTGCTCGAAAAAGAACAGGCCAATCAATACGCGCTGATCAATGAACTCAATCGCATTTCGTCAGTCGAGTACCCGCATGACGAGAAACTCCGGGCCCGGATCAATTCCTACGAACTCGCGTTCCGCATGCAGCGCTCCGTTCCCGAGGCGCTCAATCTCGACACGGAGACAAAAGAAACACAGCGTCTGTACGGCATCGATGAGAACGAAACCTCGAGCTACGGTAAACGCCTGCTGGCCGCGCGTCGGCTGGCGGAACGGGGCGTCCGGTTTACCCAGGTCTATTTGAGCGGCTATGGCGAATGGGACTCGCATCAGAAACTCAAAGAGAATCACACCCGATCCTGTAAACGCGTCGATAAACCGGTCGCAGGTCTGCTCAAAGACCTCAAACGCCGCGGAATGCTGGATGATACCGTTGTCGTCTTCTGCACCGAGTTCGGCCGGACCCCTGCGGTGGAAACCCGGGGAAGTACAAAAATGCCCAGCGGCCGCGATCATCATCCTCACGGTTTCACCATCTGGTTTGCCGGTGCGGGCGTCAAGCGGGGCTACGTGCATGGGGCAACCGATGAACTCGGCTTCCACGCCGTCGAATCGCCGCACTATGTCACCGACATTCATGCCACCCTGTATCACCTGCTCGGTCTCGACCCCACGCGGCTCGACATTCCCGGCAGAAAACGTCTGGAAATCGATCGCGGGAAGCCAATCCTGGATATCCTCAGTTGA